Proteins from a single region of Anastrepha ludens isolate Willacy chromosome 5, idAnaLude1.1, whole genome shotgun sequence:
- the LOC128863603 gene encoding uncharacterized protein LOC128863603 yields the protein MLTVGLTLGLSLIIAAYYWVRQHYRYWEKLGLPHIPSTLIVGNVYDLLSSRSCAGEQFMTLHHHPAANGHDFVGIHVLHNHALLLRAPELIKRVLVSDFSKFGSRFARSDPVGDEIGALSLFFAQYDIWKEIRPIFSPLYTHGKVKQMYPLLTQVGYKLEEYMSTLKFDEETNSTVVEVKSMCALYTTDVIASVAFGIEANSLSNPKAEVRNKCIEVNDPRFKRLLHLFTMFFAPKLVGRVGTHIYSPEFEQFMRSFIQYAMDERMRSGAHPNDLVDVFLALKERTIPTAKADVMQKHDFFVAQAAFLLLAGFDTSSSTISFALYELARHPEMQRRLRAELLEALEKGDGVIDYEAVNALPYLRMVVDETLRLYPSNSFVERRCTAPEGYLLDSESGYRIPEGMPIYISILGLHREEGLWPKPLEFDPERFSPENRKLHTPMSYMPFGGGPRGCMGTMLAPMEIKAGLIHILKNYRVETCSLTPSEIKFNAKAFALAGDGGTRLSFVKDKIYQLDVQFQCASQPALQQCAVSINLKQSSVKITKKQNSLIVKTSVMLAVGLALTLSLIIAAYYWLRQHYRYWEKLGLPHIPSTLIVGNVFDLLRYRWSFGEHFMALYNDPAAQGHDFVGIHVLHNHALLLRAPELIKRVLVSDFSTFGSRFERSDPVGDAMGSLNLFFAQYDIWKDIHQIFSPLFAYGKTKQMYPLLQQVGCKLEQYMAAMNFDEKTDSVIVELKEMCALYTTDVIASIAFGIEANSLANPKAEFRRMCIEVYEPRPKRLLHLFTIFFAPQLVGRVGTHLYSPEYEKFMRSSTDYAIEERVRSGALRNDLIDIFIALKRQAEGSAKLGVMKERDFFVAQSAFLLLAGFDTSSSTITFTLYELAKHPEMQRRLRAELREALTKGGGELDYDTISTLPYLRMVVDEVLRLYPATTFLDRRCTAAEGYLLDSKSGYRIPEGMPVYISVLGLHRDERLWPNPLEFDPERFSPENREQHIPMSYIPFGAGPRGCTGTLLGLLEVKTGLVHILKNYRVETCPLTPTEMTFDAKAFVLAPDGGTYLRFVKDKIC from the exons ATGTTGACTGTAGGCTTGACACTAGGCCTCAGCCTCATAATCGCCGCTTACTACTGGGTGCGGCAACATTATCGCTATTGGGAAAAGCTTGGCCTACCGCACATACCATCCACACTGATCGTGGGCAATGTTTACGATTTGCTGAGCAGTCGCTCGTGCGCTGGCGAACAATTCATGACGCTCCACCACCACCCAGCCGCCAACGGGCACGATTTCGTGGGCATTCATGTGCTGCATAATCACGCACTGCTACTGCGTGCGCCCGAGCTAATCAAACGTGTGCTCGTAAGCGATTTTAGCAAATTCGGTAGCCGCTTTGCGCGCAGTGACCCAGTGGGCGATGAAATAGGTGCCTTGAGTTTGTTCTTTGCGCAATACGACATCTGGAAGGAGATACGCCCGATATTTTCACCATTATATACTCACGGAAAAGTCAAGCAAATGTATCCACTGTTGACTCAG GTCGGCTACAAGCTAGAGGAATACATGAGCACTTTGAAATTCGATGAAGAAACCAACTCGACCGTCGTCGAGGTGAAGAGTATGTGCGCACTCTACACCACCGATGTCATAGCCTCGGTCGCCTTCGGCATTGAGGCGAATAGTTTGTCAAATCCCAAAGCCGAAGTGCGAAACAAATGCATCGAAGTGAACGACCCACGCTTCAAACGCTTGCTACACCTCTTCACCATGTTCTTCGCGCCGAAATTAGTCGGGCGTGTTGGTACGCATATCTACTCGCCGGAATTTGAACAATTCATGCGCTCTTTCATTCAATACGCCATGGACGAGCGTATGCGTAGTGGCGCACATCCCAATGACTTGGTTGATGTATTTCTGGCTTTGAAGGAGCGAACTATTCCCACCGCGAAAGCGGATGTGATGCAAAAGCATGATTTTTTTGTAGCTCAAGCGGCTTTCTTGCTATTGGCTGGTTTTGACACCTCCTCTTCGACGATTAGTTTCGCGCTCTATGAATTGGCCAGGCATCCAGAAATGCAGCGTCGTTTGCGCGCGGAATTATTGGAAGCGCTTGAAAAAGGTGATGGTGTAATCGACTATGAAGCCGTCAACGCGCTGCCCTATTTGCGTATGGTGGTCGATGAGACGCTACGCTTGTATCCGTCTAATTCGTTTGTCGAGCGCCGCTGTACTGCCCCGGAGGGTTACTTGTTGGATAGCGAAAGTGGTTATCGTATACCAGAAGGTATGCCAATTTATATTTCTATACTCGGCTTACATCGAGAGGAAGGG TTATGGCCTAAACCGCTTGAGTTCGATCCGGAACGCTTTTCACCTGAAAATCGCAAACTGCATACGCCTATGAGTTATATGCCCTTCGGCGGGGGGCCACGCGGCTGCATGGGCACAATGCTGGCTCCTATGGAAATTAAAGCGGGactcatacatattttaaaGAATTACCGTGTAGAAACTTGCTCACTCACACCATCCGAAATAAAGTTCAATGCGAAAGCCTTCGCCTTGGCCGGAGACGGTGGTACTCGTCTGAGTTTCGTGAAGGATAAGATTTAC CAGTTAGACGTGCAGTTTCAATGTGCAAGCCAACCAGCGCTACAGCAGTGCGCAGTTtccataaatttaaaacaaagtagcgtaaaaattacaaaaaaacaaaactcattAATAGTGAAAACGTCAGTCATGTTGGCTGTAGGCTTGGCACTAACCCTCAGCCTCATAATCGCCGCTTACTACTGGCTCCGGCAACATTATCGCTATTGGGAAAAGCTTGGCCTACCGCACATCCCATCCACGTTGATAGTGGGCAATGTTTTCGATTTGCTGCGTTACCGTTGGTCCTTTGGCGAGCACTTCATGGCGCTCTACAATGATCCGGCCGCCCAAGGACACGACTTCGTGGGCATTCATGTGCTGCATAATCACGCACTGTTGCTACGTGCGCCCGAGCTAATCAAACGTGTGCTGGTAAGTGACTTTAGCACATTCGGTAGCCGCTTCGAACGTAGTGATCCGGTGGGCGATGCCATGGGTTCGTTGAATTTGTTCTTTGCGCAATACGACATCTGGAAGGATATACACCAGATATTTTCACCGCTCTTCGCTTACGGCAAGACGAAACAAATGTATCCGCTACTGCAACAG GTTGGCTGTAAGCTGGAGCAATACATGGCCGCTATGAATTTCGATGAAAAAACCGACTCGGTCATTGTCGAGTTGAAGGAGATGTGTGCACTGTACACCACCGATGTCATAGCTTCAATAGCTTTCGGCATCGAGGCAAATAGTTTAGCAAATCCCAAAGCTGAGTTCCGTCGCATGTGCATCGAAGTTTATGAGCCACGCCCCAAACGCTTACTACACCTTTTCACCATATTCTTCGCGCCACAACTGGTCGGACGTGTAGGCACACATCTGTATTCGCCCGAGTATGAAAAGTTCATGCGTTCTTCCACTGACTACGCGATTGAGGAGCGTGTGCGTAGCGGCGCGCTACGCAACGATCTGATCGACATATTTATAGCGCTAAAGCGGCAAGCGGAGGGCAGCGCGAAATTGGGTGTGATGAAGGAACGCGATTTCTTTGTCGCTCAATCGGCCTTCTTGCTATTGGCTGGCTTTGACACATCCTCTTCGACAATCACTTTCACCCTCTACGAGTTGGCTAAGCATCCGGAAATGCAGCGTCGTTTGCGCGCTGAATTGCGAGAGGCGCTGACAAAAGGTGGTGGGGAGTTGGACTACGACACCATTAGTACGCTACCGTATTTGCGTATGGTCGTGGATGAAGTGTTGCGTTTATATCCGGCTACTACATTTCTAGATCGACGCTGTACTGCCGCGGAGGGTTACTTGTTGGATAGCAAAAGTGGTTATCGTATACCAGAAGGTATGCCAGTCTATATTTCAGTGCTCGGTTTACATCGAGATGAACGG CTATGGCCCAATCCACTCGAGTTCGATCCGGAGCGCTTTTCGCCGGAAAATCGCGAGCAACATATACCTATGAGTTATATACCCTTCGGCGCCGGTCCACGCGGCTGTACTGGCACTCTATTGGGGCTATTGGAAGTTAAAACGGGACTCGTACATATTTTAAAGAATTACCGTGTTGAAACTTGCCCACTCACACCAACGGAAATGACATTCGATGCGAAAGCATTCGTTTTGGCACCAGACGGTGGCACTTATCTGCGTTTCGTGAAGGATAAGATTTGctga